A segment of the Acidobacteriota bacterium genome:
CCTTCGCCGCCTTCTTCACCGAGTCGGAGTTCGGCGAGAACTTCATCTACGATCCGGAGACCAACTTCGGCGAGTACAACCGCTCACCGGAAGAGACCTACGGATTCGAGACCGTGCTCGGCTGGCAGGCCAGCGCCAAGCTGTCCTTCTTCGGGACCGCCGCCTGGAGCGAGGGCGACTTCGATCCGGACGGCAATGGTCCCTCCGGCTTCGTGCCGCAGACCAGTCTCGATATCCAGCCCTGGAAGGCGACCCTCGAGGCGAAGTACTTGCTGACCAACAAGGTGACCCTCAACGGCCTGGTGCTGGCGGTGGGGGACCGTGACCGGGCCTTCGACGAGGGCATCGACCTCTACGAGATCGAGGGCTATGCGGTGGCCGACGTCGGCGTCGACTGGAGGCTGCCGCGGGGTGAGCTCGGAATCCAGATCTCCAATCTCTTCGATCGCGCCTACTTGCCGCCGAGCAGCCAGAGCTATCGCGGCAATCCGCTGTTCGTGGCGCGGGTGGCGGGTGCTCCCGGCCGTTCGGTGGGGCTGTCCTACTCGATCGACTTCTGAGCTCGTCGAGGCGCGAAATGATTCGCCCCTCGGGCCCGATGGGGCGCGAGGGGCGTTTCGCTATGAGGAGCTGTTGAATCTGCCGCCTGGAGTTGGAATCAGAGGTTCTGGCCGCCGGAGACCTCGATTCGCTGACCGGTGATCCAGTGGTTGTCGCCCGTCAGCAAGCTGGCCACGGCGCCACCGATGTCGTCCGGCAGACCGACCCGGCCGAGGGCGGTGTTGGCGGCGATGAATTGGTTGAGCTCGGCGTTGTCGCGCACCGCGCCGCCGCCGAAGTCGGTCTCGATGGCTCCCGGAGCGATGGTGTTGACGGTGATGCCGCGGGGCCCGAGCTCGTGGGCGAGGTAGCGGGTCAGCACTTCGACGGCACCCTTCATGCTGGCGTAGGCGGAGTAGCCGGGAAATGCGAAGCGGGTCAGGCCGGTCGAGATGTTGACGATGCGTCCGCCATCGGCGAGCAACGGCAGGAGCCGCTGGGTGAGAAAGAAGGTGCCCTTGAAGTGAATGTTCATCAGGGCGTCGAACTCTTCCTCGCTGGTGTCGGCGAAGGGCTGGTGCACTCCGATGCCGGCGTTGTTGACCAGGAAGTCGAAGCGGTCGCGCTGCCAGGTCGAGGCGAGGGTTTCGCCGACCCGACGGGCGAAGTCTTCGAAGGTCTCGCTGCGGCCGGCGTCGAGCTGCAGGGCGGCGCCTTGGCCGCCGCCGGCTCGAATCTCATCGACCACCTGGTCGGCAGCGTCGGAACGGGAATGAAAGGTCAGAATCACGCCGACGCCGCCGGCGGCGAGCTCGAGAGCCATACTCTTGCCCAGGCCACGGCTGCCGCCGGTGATCAGGGCGATTCTCTCGCTCGGGTGCGCATCGTGAAGATCGGTCATCGTCATCTCTCCGAGGGTCTGGGTGGGTTGGGAAGCGCGGCAGCGCCGCGCCCCGTGGTCGAAGAGATGATGCCGTTTCGGGCCGTCGGTTGCCTGCCCAATCGACCGGAAGATCTGCCTATTTCTCCAAACCGGGCACGATCGTCTGCCGGACGGTTTAGGCTTTCGCCATGTCCGAGGCTCGACCCATCACGGTTTCCTCCAGGCTCGCCGACCTGGCTGCCCGGGTGGCGGGTTTCGCCGGCGAGGCGAGCCCGGGGCCCGAGCACGCCACCGACATCGAGGGCCTGCTGGCGATTCACAGCCGTCGTCCGACGGCGATCGAGCCGGTGCTCTACCAGCCCTCCTTTTGCATCATCCTGCGCGGCGGCAAGTGCGTTCAGCTGGGGGATCGGAGGCTCGACTTCGGCCCCGGGGATGCGGTGGTGATCAGCCACCACTTGCCGGTCTTGGCGAAGATCACCGTCGCCAGCGAGCATGAGCCCTTCTCGTCCCTCGCCTTCGACCTCGATCTCGGACTGGCTCGCGAGCTGCACGATCGTGTCGGCGAGCCCACCTCGTCTCGATCCTTGTCCCGATCGCTGGAGACCGGGCCGGCACCGCCGGCGCTGGTCGATGCCATGGTGCGTCTGTTCGATCTGGTCGGCCGGCGTCGCGATGGCGAAATCCTGGCGCCCTTGTTGCGCCGCGAGATCCACTATCGCCTGCTCAGCGCTCCCCAAGGAGAGACTCTGCGGCAACTGCTGCAGGAGAGCAGCCACGCCAGCCAGATCGCTCGCGCCATTTCGCTGTTGCGGCGCGACTTCTCGCAACCCCTCGCGGTGCCGGACCTGGCCCGGGCCGCGGGCATGAGTGACTCGTCTTTCCACGAGCACTTCCGATCCCTCACCGGCACCACGCCGTTGCAGTACCTGAAGAGCCTCCGCCTACTGGAGGCGAGGCGCTTGATCCGGGAAGGCAAGCACAACGTCACCGAGGCGGCCCTCGGTGTCGGCTATCAGAGCCCCACCCAGTTCAGTCGCGAGTACTCGCGCCACTTCGGCCATTCGCCGCGCCACGACCTGACCTCTGCCTGATCGCTGCGTCGATTCGCCGCCGGGGGAAGAATTTCTTGACAAATCGGACGAAATCGGTCCACAATTTTCAGTCTTTAATGAGATTCATTCTCAATAAGCGTTTTTTGCGCTTGGCCCGGGCGTTCCATCGTGTGCCCAGGTCCGCCGTCATCCGCATTCCCGCACAAGCCTAATCAATGCAGAGGAACCCGTCATGAAGGTGGCCACTTACTCGAATCTCGCCCTATTCTTGCTCGCCTTGGTGGTCCCGGTTCCTGGGGCCTTCGCCGATTCGCCGCCCAATGGGGCGGCCGTCGAAGAGTCCTCCGAGGAGGAATCCAGCCGCGAATCCTCCGCCGACGACGAGTCCCAGCGCGAAGAGATCTTCGACGAGATCGTGGTGACCGGCGGCCTGATCGAAGAGACCCTGCAGGACACCCCGGAGAGCGTCGCGGTGTGGGGATCGGACGCCATCACCGATGCCGGCATGCTGGAGCTGCAGGACGTTCTCAACCAGACCGCCAATGCCTACCAGCTCCTCAACGGCGAAGGCTTCGGTATTCGCGGCATCAACCACACCGGCGTCGGAACCGGTGGAGTCGGGGAGTTGGGCAGCTACTACATCGACGGCGTCGCGGTCACCGGTTTCGCCAAACGCATCGGCCCGACCCAGCTCTGGGACGTCGCCCAGGTCGAGATCCTGCGCGGTCCTCAGACCACCAACGTCGGTCTCAACGCCCTCGGTGGGGCGATCGTGCTCGCCACCAAGGAGCCGGTCTTCCAGTACGAGAGCCGCTGGCGCGTCGGTCTGGCGGAGGATTCCAGCTGGGAAGCGGCGGGCATGGTCAACGCTCCCCTGAGCGACACCTCGGCGCTGCGAATCACCGCCGAAACTTGGAATCGCGACGGCTACATCAACAACCCGACCCGTGGCGAAGACGACTTCAACGCCCGCGAGAACAACACGCTGCGGGCGAAGTACCTCTATCTGCCGAAGTCGGCGAACAACTTCAGCGCCCAGGTGACCGCCCAGTATGGCGAGACCCGACGGGGTAGCGACGTCATCGTCCTCGAGTTCCTCGACGACCGCATCAACGACTCCAATCTCGAGGAGTTCGAGAACAACGACTCCCTGTCCTTCTCGGTCGATCTGAGATGGTCCCTCAACGATCGCTGGAGCCTGCGCTCGATCTCGTCGCTCCTGCAGTCCGACACCAGCACCTTCGGCGATGGTGACCGGGCTCCCACCGGCAGCACCTTCACGGCGCGCGACCGCAGCGACGACAACTGGGCCCAGGACGTGCGCTTCGAGTACGCCGGCCCGTCCAGCCAGGGAGCCCTCGGCTTCTACGTCACCGAGGTCACCGCCAAGGGCATGTCGACGGCGGAGACCGAGCTGCTGTCGCGGGAGGTCGGGATTCCGCCCACCTTGCTGCCCTTCTATCCGGTGGTCAATCGGGTCGGGGTCGAGAGCCCGTTCGATATCGAGACCAGCAATTACGCCCTCTTCGGACGCTGGGACTGGCAGCTGACGGACCGCTGGCGGGCCTTTGCCGGCCTGCGCTGGGACGTCGAGCAGCTCGATTCCGACGAGACCATTCAGACGCGTCTGCTGTCGGAGTTGCCCGATACCTCCTTGCTGCCGCCGCCCCTCGCCGCCGCCATCGAACAGGTCAATGCGCTTCTCCTGGCGCGCTTGGGAACCACCAGCCGGCGCACCGAGACGGAGTACGACGCGCTGTTGCCGGAGGCCGGCATCAGCTACGAGTGGAGCGACGCGGTGACCACGTCGCTGTTCTACAAGCGCGGCTACCGCGCCGGCGGTGCCCAGGTGACGGTGGTCGGACGGTTCAACGAGTACGATCCGGAGACCCTCGATCTGGTGGAGTTCTCGCTCCGCTCGACGGCCCTCGACAAGCGACTGACCTTCAACACAAACGTCTACTACGGCGACTGGACGGACCAGCAGATCACGGTGGCACAGACCGACCAGATCTTCGACTTTTTGGTCGAGAACGCCGGCGCTTCGGAGCTCTACGGGGTGGAGATCGAGACCGCCTATCGGCCGCGCAGGGCGTGGAATGTCTATGGCTCGGTCGGCTTCGCCCACACCGAGTTCACCGAGTTCGAGACCTCCCAGGGCGAAGACGTCACCGGCAATCGCTTCGCCTCGGCGCCCGAGTGGACGGCGTCCCTCGGCTTCAACTATCGCTTCGCGGACGGCTGGTTCGTGCACGCCGATGTCGGCTACCAGGGTGAGGCCTTCGCGCGCATCTTCAACGAGCCCGAGTTCATGCTCGACGAGCGCACCCTGTTCAATCTGCGGGGCGGCTACGAGACCGGAAGCTACTCGGTCCTGGCCTTCATCGACAATGCCACCGACGAGCAGTACCTGGTGTCGAAGTTCCCCGGCGTCGGCAACCGCGGCTTCGGTCGTCTGGGCGATCCGCGGCAGGCGGGAGTCCAGCTCCTCCTGCGCTTCTAGCCGGCTGCTGACGGGGTGATCGGCAGCGATTGGTAGACTCCTCCCATCGCAGCAAGTGAATCTGTCACATGGACTTAGCCTGCGGGCGGTTCCGTCGGGACTGATTCCGTAGGCGGAGGGAGGGGTCATGGTCTCACTCGCATCGTTGTGGTTGCCGATTCTGGTTTCGGCGATCGTCGTTCACCTGGCGAGCTTCATCGTCTGGATGGTGTTGCCCCATCATCGGTCCGATTGGGCCAAGCTGCCGGACGAGGATGCCTTTGCCGATGCGGTCAATCAGCAGAACCCCGCGGCGCCGGGGCAGTACGCCGTTCCCCACGCCGCCAACCCGTCGGACTGGAAGGACGAGAAGCTCCTCGAGAAGATGCGCCGCGGGCCGGTGGCGCTGTTGGTGCTCAAACCGGTGGGGCAGACCGGCATGGGCAAGAACCTCGCCCTGCACTTCGTCCACTGTCTGGTGATCGCCACCTTGGCCGCCTACATCGGCGCCCTGACCTTGGCTGCCGGGACCGACTTCGCGAGGGTTTTCCAGGTGATCGGAGTCGCGGCGATCCTCGGTTGGGCGGGCTGCATTCCGGTGAATGCGAACTGGTTCGGCCATAGCTGGTCTTCGACCATCAAGAGCATCATCGATGGAGTGGCGTATGGCCTGTTGACGGGAGCTATCTTCGGCTGGCTCTGGCCTTAGCCCGACAACCTCGCCGGCGCTCGGCGGCGAGGCCGCCTCCGGGCGTCTGGCAGACTCTCCCGAATCTCGAACTTTCGGGGTCGCTGTCGCGTACAATCGATGCATGAAGGGGACTGCCTTCGGCCCAAGGTCTCGTCTGTGCTGGCTCGTGCTGCTGCTGTTGGCGGCGGTGACTCTCGCTGGTAGCGCCTTTGCCGACCAGCCACCGCCAATCCGGCCGTCGAGCGCCCCCATATGAAGCGGTTGACCCGGCGAAGGGGCGCCGCTCCGGGGGAGCGGCATCGACGAGCGGTACAGCTTTTCACTGCGCTACATCGACACCGATCTCGAGCGTCCGCGCTGGCGCTCGACGCTTCATGCGCGGGTTCATCCGCGGTTGCAGCTTGGTGTCGAGATCAATCCCGAGGCGGACGAAATCGGTCCGCTGGTGACCTGGTTCCTGCTCACCGAGGACAGCCGGCGCCCGGCGCTGTTCCTCGGCACCAGCTCGGACCGCGTCGGTTCGCCCGAGGGCGAGCAGTCGTACTTCTTGACCGCCGCCAAGGGACATCCGCGCTGGCCGATTTCGGCCTATGTCAGCCTCAACTACTCGGAGTGGGATGAGGACTTCAACTTTCCCTTCGGCGTCGAGGTCGACTTCGGCGAGCGCTACTCGCTGCGACCGATGTATGACGGCCAGCGCACCCACCTGATGCTCAATTACAAAGGCCAGCGCTTTGGCGCCTCGCTTCTCTGGATCTGGCTCGAGCGCGTCGGAGTCGCTTTTTCTACGAGGTTCTGAGGCGATGGCGAAATCCCCTCGCGCCCTGGTTACCCTGCTCTCGATCTTGTTCTTCCTGGCTCCTGTCGGCTTCGCCCGCGAGGGTGCTGGAGCCGAAGACGGGGGGCGGGCTCTCTGCCCGGTCTGTCGTGTCCACGAAGGCGAGACGAAGGTCGAGTCGGTGGTCGCCAGCGCCGAGTTCGAAGGCCAGTGGTACGGCTTCTGCTCGGAGGGCTGCCGCGACACCTTCCTGCACGCCCCGGTCAGCTACCTACCACCGGTGTTTCCGCGGCCGGCGCCGGCGTTCGCGGTGCTGGGTCTCGATGGTTCCGAAGTCTCTTCGGAGTCTTATCGTGGCAAGGTCCTGCTGGTCGACTTCTGGGCCACTTGGTGCCCGCCCTGTGTCAAGGACCTCCCGAGTCTCACCCGCCTGCACGAGCGCTACGCAGACGACGGCCTGGTGGTGGTCAGCATTTCGATCGACGAAGGGGAGGATGCGGAGCGCAAGGTCGCCAAGATGGTCAAGCGGCGGAAGGCTCGGCATCCGGTCTTTTTGGACGCCACCACGTCCGCCTGGGTCGACTACCAGGTGCGAGTGGTGCCGACCCAGTTCCTGGTCGACCGCGCCGGGCAGATCGTGGCTCAGTGGTCTGGCAAGGTCGAGCTGGAGGCGGTGGAAGCCGAGATCGTTCGCCTGCTCGGTGTCGAGGACGGCTGAGTCTTGCGGTCCCGAGCGGGCCGCTGAGCTCGGGGGATCGGTGGGCTCGCCATCACCGCCCCCGTGCCATGGAGGATTCCCCGAGCTGATGCAGTCGCGAGGTATGATGCCGACCGAATCGTCCGAGTGCGGGACAGCCCTATCGGCCCGGTTGCAGGAGAACGGCTCGACGCTCCGACGCCCGCCGGTGATCATCCACAAAATCTCTTTTCTTGCCATGGAGACCCGCCATGACCGAACAACTCGATCGCATCACAGAGCACCAGTGCAACCAGCCGCCGGCGACCTATGACGATCTCACCGCCCTGTTCCTCAACTGCACGTTGACCCGGTCGCCGCTGCTCTCCCACACGGAGCAGTTGATCAAGGTGGCGCAGCGGATTTTCGAGGCCAACGGCGTCAAGTCCGAGATCGTGCGGCCGGTGGACTACGAGATCGCCGCCGGCCTGGGCCGGAATATGGCCGAAACGGACGAGTGGGAGCGCGACGACTGGCCGCAGATCCAGGCCAAGGTCGATGCCTGCGACATCCTGATCATCGGCACCTCGGTTTGGCTGGGCGAGAAGTCTTCGGTGTGCAACCGCACCCTGGAGCGCATGTACGGCTACACCCACTCCTTCAACGAGAAAGGGCAGTACCGCGACTACGGCAAGGTGGGGGCGACCCTGATCACCGGTAACGAGGACGGCGTCAAGCACTGCGCCATGAACGTCCTGTTCTCTCTCTCCCACATGGGTTACACGGTGCCGCCGCAGGCCGATGCCGGCTGGATGGGCGAGGCCGGCCCGGGACCGTCCTATGCCGATCCCGGCTCCGGCGGACCTGAGAACGACTTCACCAACCGCAACACCACCTTCCTGGTCTGGAACTGCCTCCACCTGGCCCGCATGCTGAAGGACCAAGGCGGAATCCCGGCCCACGGCAACCAGCCGGAGGTTTGGAAGGCTGGCTGCAAGACCGACTTCCACAGCCCCGAGCACAAGCGCTGAGGAGCTTCCGCGGCCGGGGTTGGAGACGCCATCGGCCGCGATTGATAGCATCTCGGCCATGGACGCCTTCGATGCCTCGGAGCGGGGGGAGAAGATCGCCTCCGACCACCTCGGCGCGGTCGAAGAGACGCTGATGATTCCGCTGCGCGGCCGGGCCGTCGAGCAACGCCGGCGGCGTCCCCTGCTGCGTGATCCGAAGGCCGAGGCGATCGTCGCCGCCATCGACTACGACTTCGAGAAATTCGACGGCCCCAGCCTGCGGGGCGCCACCTGGCGCACCCGCCTCTACGATCGCTTGGTGCGTCGCTGGATGGACGATCATCCGGGCGCCACCGTGGTCGAGCTGGGCTGCGGACTCAATACCCGCTTCGAACGCGTCGACGACGGTCGCGTGCGCTGGCGCGATCTCGACGTGCCGGATGTGATCGCCATCTGGCGGCGCTTCTTCGAGGAGACGGAGCGCCGCCGTGCCATCGCGTCGTCGGCCTTCGAGGAGGGCTGGATGGACGCTCTGGCGGAGGAGGTCGACGGCCCCGTGCTGTTCGTCAGCGAAGCCAGCACGCTGTATTTCTCGGCGGATCAGAACCGCGATCTCTACCGCAGCTTGGGCGCCAGGTTCCCAGGTTCCCAGGCGATCTTCGACACCGCCAACGGAGCCTTCGTCGCCAATCAGGATCGCCACGATGCCCTGCGCCACTGCACGGCTCGCGTCTCGTGGGCGGTCGAAGATCGCGACGAGCTCGCGGCCTGGGGTCTCGAGGTCCTGGAGCGCTTCCCCTTGGTACGCCCGCCGCTCTGGCTGCGGCGCGAAGCTCCTCTTTACTACCGCGGCCTTTCGTGGCTGATGGCCGTGCTGCGCAGCGCTCTTCTCGACACCTATCAGATCAACCGGGTGCGCCTCGGCAGCTCGCCGGCGTAGTTTCGAGGTCGGCGAACGGACAAGCTCTTCTTCACTTTCAGGTCGGCCGGTGACCAAGCTCGCCGCTCGACTCTTCACTCGAAAACTTGCCAAAGGGAACATAGCAATGATTGCAAGCTCTATCGGACGTCGGGCTCTGGGCTCTTCTCTGGTTCTGCTCCTTCTGCTGATGCTGGCCGCCTGCGGTCCGCAGCCAACCTCGGAACCGGCGGCTCCGGCCGAGCCGGCCGTGGACAGCGAGCCGGCTCACGACGAGGCCCACCATGACGAAGATGTGCTGCCCCTGCCCAAGCGCCTCGCCTTCATGTCGGGGCACGTCGAAGCGGGGCTCGCCCTCTACCGCGCCGGTGAGCCCGAGATGGCCTCGACGCACTTGCTGCACCCGGTCTCCGAGACCCATGCCGACGAGCGCGTCGGCCTCGATGCCCTGGGCTTCGAGGCGGCACTCTTCGAGGTGGTTTCGGAGGCTCTCGAGAACGGTCTGCCGGCGGCCGAGATCGAGCCCCAGCTCGCCGCCGCCGAGGCCAACCTCGCTCAGGTCACCGGCAAGGCCGGGGGAGATCCGAAGGAGATCGTCGCCTACCTGATGGACACCGTCGTCGAAGAGTACGAGATCGGCGTGCCGGAGGCGACGGTCACCGATCCCGGTGAGTACCAGGATGCCTTTGGCTTCACCGTGGTCGCCATCCAGCGAGCCGAAGCCTTCGAAGGCGAGGCCGCCGATCGGCTGCATCAAGAGCTCGAGGCGCTCCTCGCCCTCTGGCCCGAGGCCCCGGTGCCGCCAGAGGCTCCGACCTCCTTCGCGGCCATCGAAGAGCAGGTCGAGCGGGTGCGCGAAGCCCTCGCGGCGATCGGCTAGAAAAGCGTTCATTGCGGTTGATTGGGCCCCGGAGGACTCGGTTCTCCGGGGTCTTTCATCGTTCGCCCCTTGATTTTTGTATCGTTCGATACATAATGCTTCTCGAGAGCGCTTGGGCGATGGCGATTGTGCGGTCGCTGGGCTGCTCGTCCACCCTGACCTGGCGACCGATCCCGCCGGCTCGCCGCGGCGAGTCGTGCGATTCACGAGGAGAGAGGCGATGAAGGTGAAGCGACTGATTTTTTGGATTTCCACCACCCTGCTGGCGCTGATGTTCTGCGCTGGCGCGTTGATGTACTTTCTCAACTATGAGCGGGCCGCGGGCTTCTTTGTCAGCTTGGGATTCCCGACCTGGCTCATCTACCCATTGGCCATCGCCAAGATCCTGGGCGCGGTGGCGGTGCTGACCCGGGCCTCGAGCTTTCTGAAGGAGCTCGCCTATGCCGGCTTCTTCTACGATGCTCTGCTCGCTCTGGTGGCGCACTGGATGGTGCGCGATGGCGAGTACCTGCCGGCCATCCTGGCGCTGCTGCTGACGACGGTTTCTTGGGTCTACGACCGTAAGGTCTTCGGGGCCTACCGGCAGGAGGCGGCGGGCTGAGCAGCGCCGGTGAGGCCAAGCGAGGGCTCGGGCGACCGCGGGAGTTCGATCTCGACGAGGCCCTGGAGGCGGCGGTCGAGGTGTTTTGGGAGAAGGGCTTCGACGGCGCATCGATCAAGGACCTGACCCGCGCCATGGGGATCCGCGGGCCGAGCCTCTACGCCGCCTTCGGCGACAAGCAGGGCCTCTTCTTGCGGGCGATCGATCGCTACGCCGCGAGCGCCGGCTGCGGGCCCCTGGTGGCCTTCGAGGAGGAGGCCGAGATCGGCGCCGCGGTGCGCGCCTTCTTGCAGGCGGTGGTCGATCACGCGACGCTCCAGCCGAGCGGGGTGCGGGGATGTTTCTTGACCGCCTGCGTGGCGACCAGCGCGGGCGTGGTCGAGGGTGTCGATCGGCGCCTGCGGGAGGCTATTCGGAGCACCGACCTACGCCTGGCGGGGCGCTTCGAGGCCGAGACGGCGGCGGGCCGGCTACCGGCGGAGTTTCCCGCCCTCGAGCGGGCTCGGCTGCTCTTCGACCTGCGTCAGGGACTGATGCTGCGCGCCCGCGCCGGGATCGATCGCGAGACGCTGCTCGCCGATCTCGACCAGCGGGTCGCGATGGTTCTGCTCTGAGGGTTCTGGCGCCCGCTGTCGATCATGGCCGTCAGCGTGACCGGGTCATGGCCGCGCGACGCTCCACAAGGTCGCATCGCCACTCTCGAAGCCGTCGGCGAAGATCGATCGCCCGGTATCGAGCAGGCCGATGCCCTGGAAGGGCGAGTCGGGGTGGAGGCGGTAGTCATCGGCCGGCGGTGGCACTTCTTCCCAGACGGCCGGGTTGTTGGCCGGTGGTTGGTTGCTGTTGACCGCCAGGCTGCGCCAGATGGTTCCGCCGCCGGGCTGGCCGATATCGGTGACGTAGCGGCCGACGCCGTAGGTCACCGCCTGACCGTCCGGCCGGGTGGCGGTCCACACCTCGAGACGGTGGTAGTCGAAGTCGGCCGGAAAGCCGGAATCGAGAAAGCGCACCGGGGCGAAGCTCGCCTGGGTGTTGCCGCTTGTGATGATGTTCGGCGTACTGGCGGTGATGAAGGTCTGGGGCCCGGTCCAGGTGTTGTCGACGAAGCGCATCGTCATGTCGCTGTTCCAGGTCGCCATGACGACGTTGGCGTCGGTCGTCTGACCGTCGAGCTCGTCGTAGTGGAAGTTCATCTCGCGAAACCAGTTGTCGGCCACGATCAGCTCGGTGACCTGGTCGCTCTGCGGATGCAGAAAAGCGCCGACGTGGCGCGAGTGGGAGAAGTAGTTGTCGCGAATCTCGATGGCGTCGCCGGGGAAGTGCTGGTCGTCGTCGCGCGGCTGGGGGAAGAGCTGGAAGAAGGTGCCGGCGCCGCCGATCAAAATGTTGTTGCGGATCGAAACGTTCGCTTCCCGCACCCCGAGCTGGCCGCCGTTGTCCTGCCAAGGACCCCAAGGGTTGCGCCAGGTGAGGGCGCTGAAGACGAAGACGTTGTTGTGGATCTCACTGTCGCGCCCGATCTGGCCGATCTGCACCCCCTCCGTTCCCGAGCGCACGATGCGGTTGTTGTAGAACCGGAGGCCGGGGAACTTGTGCTGCGGTGGCGTCTGGGTGCTGCCCAGGTAGACCCCCTCGCTGGCGTTGTCGTGGACGTAGTTGTCGTGGACGCGCACGTTGCGCATGTGCGACACGCCATCGTCGTCGGTCTTCAGCACAATGCCGGCGAAACCGTTGCGCTCGACCTCGAGGTAGTCGAGCTCGAAGTCGGTGGCGCCGGCGGTGACCACCACCCCCGAGTCGCCGTTGGTCTCGAAGGCGTCGTCGACCCAGATGCCGTAGGTGCCGGCGCTATGGGCGTAGCCGCCGTCGTGACCGGGAT
Coding sequences within it:
- a CDS encoding TonB-dependent receptor, with the protein product MKVATYSNLALFLLALVVPVPGAFADSPPNGAAVEESSEEESSRESSADDESQREEIFDEIVVTGGLIEETLQDTPESVAVWGSDAITDAGMLELQDVLNQTANAYQLLNGEGFGIRGINHTGVGTGGVGELGSYYIDGVAVTGFAKRIGPTQLWDVAQVEILRGPQTTNVGLNALGGAIVLATKEPVFQYESRWRVGLAEDSSWEAAGMVNAPLSDTSALRITAETWNRDGYINNPTRGEDDFNARENNTLRAKYLYLPKSANNFSAQVTAQYGETRRGSDVIVLEFLDDRINDSNLEEFENNDSLSFSVDLRWSLNDRWSLRSISSLLQSDTSTFGDGDRAPTGSTFTARDRSDDNWAQDVRFEYAGPSSQGALGFYVTEVTAKGMSTAETELLSREVGIPPTLLPFYPVVNRVGVESPFDIETSNYALFGRWDWQLTDRWRAFAGLRWDVEQLDSDETIQTRLLSELPDTSLLPPPLAAAIEQVNALLLARLGTTSRRTETEYDALLPEAGISYEWSDAVTTSLFYKRGYRAGGAQVTVVGRFNEYDPETLDLVEFSLRSTALDKRLTFNTNVYYGDWTDQQITVAQTDQIFDFLVENAGASELYGVEIETAYRPRRAWNVYGSVGFAHTEFTEFETSQGEDVTGNRFASAPEWTASLGFNYRFADGWFVHADVGYQGEAFARIFNEPEFMLDERTLFNLRGGYETGSYSVLAFIDNATDEQYLVSKFPGVGNRGFGRLGDPRQAGVQLLLRF
- a CDS encoding helix-turn-helix domain-containing protein — its product is MEAAVEVFWEKGFDGASIKDLTRAMGIRGPSLYAAFGDKQGLFLRAIDRYAASAGCGPLVAFEEEAEIGAAVRAFLQAVVDHATLQPSGVRGCFLTACVATSAGVVEGVDRRLREAIRSTDLRLAGRFEAETAAGRLPAEFPALERARLLFDLRQGLMLRARAGIDRETLLADLDQRVAMVLL
- a CDS encoding AraC family transcriptional regulator, whose amino-acid sequence is MSEARPITVSSRLADLAARVAGFAGEASPGPEHATDIEGLLAIHSRRPTAIEPVLYQPSFCIILRGGKCVQLGDRRLDFGPGDAVVISHHLPVLAKITVASEHEPFSSLAFDLDLGLARELHDRVGEPTSSRSLSRSLETGPAPPALVDAMVRLFDLVGRRRDGEILAPLLRREIHYRLLSAPQGETLRQLLQESSHASQIARAISLLRRDFSQPLAVPDLARAAGMSDSSFHEHFRSLTGTTPLQYLKSLRLLEARRLIREGKHNVTEAALGVGYQSPTQFSREYSRHFGHSPRHDLTSA
- a CDS encoding DoxX family protein: MKVKRLIFWISTTLLALMFCAGALMYFLNYERAAGFFVSLGFPTWLIYPLAIAKILGAVAVLTRASSFLKELAYAGFFYDALLALVAHWMVRDGEYLPAILALLLTTVSWVYDRKVFGAYRQEAAG
- a CDS encoding right-handed parallel beta-helix repeat-containing protein translates to MKSLLVASALALLCSLPSAAQELETFTLPAPEPGGGMWFDLQTRFPQVDWQTLDRLYIPAGHWCTLLLTGLPDRSPDRPLVITNIGGQVKLGGLGCSSHAILLRQGSNWRLTGKYDPVARTGHPDYPGHDGGYAHSAGTYGIWVDDAFETNGDSGVVVTAGATDFELDYLEVERNGFAGIVLKTDDDGVSHMRNVRVHDNYVHDNASEGVYLGSTQTPPQHKFPGLRFYNNRIVRSGTEGVQIGQIGRDSEIHNNVFVFSALTWRNPWGPWQDNGGQLGVREANVSIRNNILIGGAGTFFQLFPQPRDDDQHFPGDAIEIRDNYFSHSRHVGAFLHPQSDQVTELIVADNWFREMNFHYDELDGQTTDANVVMATWNSDMTMRFVDNTWTGPQTFITASTPNIITSGNTQASFAPVRFLDSGFPADFDYHRLEVWTATRPDGQAVTYGVGRYVTDIGQPGGGTIWRSLAVNSNQPPANNPAVWEEVPPPADDYRLHPDSPFQGIGLLDTGRSIFADGFESGDATLWSVARP
- a CDS encoding class I SAM-dependent methyltransferase, which produces MDAFDASERGEKIASDHLGAVEETLMIPLRGRAVEQRRRRPLLRDPKAEAIVAAIDYDFEKFDGPSLRGATWRTRLYDRLVRRWMDDHPGATVVELGCGLNTRFERVDDGRVRWRDLDVPDVIAIWRRFFEETERRRAIASSAFEEGWMDALAEEVDGPVLFVSEASTLYFSADQNRDLYRSLGARFPGSQAIFDTANGAFVANQDRHDALRHCTARVSWAVEDRDELAAWGLEVLERFPLVRPPLWLRREAPLYYRGLSWLMAVLRSALLDTYQINRVRLGSSPA
- a CDS encoding redoxin domain-containing protein codes for the protein MAKSPRALVTLLSILFFLAPVGFAREGAGAEDGGRALCPVCRVHEGETKVESVVASAEFEGQWYGFCSEGCRDTFLHAPVSYLPPVFPRPAPAFAVLGLDGSEVSSESYRGKVLLVDFWATWCPPCVKDLPSLTRLHERYADDGLVVVSISIDEGEDAERKVAKMVKRRKARHPVFLDATTSAWVDYQVRVVPTQFLVDRAGQIVAQWSGKVELEAVEAEIVRLLGVEDG
- a CDS encoding SDR family oxidoreductase produces the protein MTDLHDAHPSERIALITGGSRGLGKSMALELAAGGVGVILTFHSRSDAADQVVDEIRAGGGQGAALQLDAGRSETFEDFARRVGETLASTWQRDRFDFLVNNAGIGVHQPFADTSEEEFDALMNIHFKGTFFLTQRLLPLLADGGRIVNISTGLTRFAFPGYSAYASMKGAVEVLTRYLAHELGPRGITVNTIAPGAIETDFGGGAVRDNAELNQFIAANTALGRVGLPDDIGGAVASLLTGDNHWITGQRIEVSGGQNL
- a CDS encoding NAD(P)H-dependent oxidoreductase, with the protein product MTEQLDRITEHQCNQPPATYDDLTALFLNCTLTRSPLLSHTEQLIKVAQRIFEANGVKSEIVRPVDYEIAAGLGRNMAETDEWERDDWPQIQAKVDACDILIIGTSVWLGEKSSVCNRTLERMYGYTHSFNEKGQYRDYGKVGATLITGNEDGVKHCAMNVLFSLSHMGYTVPPQADAGWMGEAGPGPSYADPGSGGPENDFTNRNTTFLVWNCLHLARMLKDQGGIPAHGNQPEVWKAGCKTDFHSPEHKR